Below is a genomic region from Pan troglodytes isolate AG18354 chromosome X, NHGRI_mPanTro3-v2.0_pri, whole genome shotgun sequence.
tcctgacctcaggtgatccacctgcttcggcctcccaaagtgctgggattacaggcgtgagccaccatgcccagccctgtgtgGTCTTCTGAGACTTAACTTTTTTCGTTCAATATTATGTTTCTAAGATTCACCTATGTTGTTACATGTAGCTAGAGTTTGTTTACAATATTCCCTTGGGTGACCATAAGACAAATTATCCATTCAtccgttgttggacatttgggtcatttccagCTTTTTGCTCTTATGGACAGTGCTACCATGAGCATTCTTAGGTGTATCTCCTGGGACACATGCACACCCATTTTTCTAAGGTATATAGACCTAGGAATGTGATTGTTGATTAATAGGTCATCCAAAAGTTCGGCTTGACAGGATTATGCCACACTGGTGGTAACCAATTTACACTACTTTCAGAAATGTATAAGAGATCCCGTTGATCCACATCCTCATGCACTTGATATTGTCctccttcttattttttgttattacacTGAGTGTAAAATGGTATTTCACTGGGGACATATTAGCATTTTCTTAGTCATTAATGTgatcaagcatcttttcatggtCCTTAGCCacatgtttcctcttctgtgaaaggACTGTTAATATCTTTAGCCCATTAAAATTTTTctgggtacaatggctcatgcctgtaatctcagcacttagggaggccaaggcaggcagatcacttgagcccaggagttcaagaccagactgggcaacatgacgaaaccacatctctacaaaaaatacaaaaattacctgggtgtggtggtgcatgcctgtggccccagctacttgggaggctgaggtgggaggatggcttgagcctgggaggcggtggctacagtgagctgagatcacactactacaTTTGAGCCTAGGCGGCagaactagactctgtctcaaaaaaaaaaaaaaaaaaaaaatcttttttttttagatgggttCTCACTACGTTGCCGAgactggtcgtgaactcctgtgctcaaaggATCCTGCTACCTCCatttcccaagtagctagaattatagatgtgcatcaccatgcctggctaaatcattttttattgatttgtgggTGTTCTTTATGTGGATCCTCATCATTGGTCAGTTGTATGTGTTGAATAGCTTCTGTAATTTTGAAGCTTTTTTAATGGTGTCTTTGCATTAGtagaaattcttatttttctttcttttttttttttgagacagggtctcactctttcacccaggctggagtgcagtggtgggatcacagctcactgcagccttgacctccctgggctcaggtgatcctcccacctcagcttcctgagtagctgggactacaggcgtgtgccatgccTGTAAATtagccatacctggctaattgttattttttattttttgtagagacagggtctccctgttgcccaggctagtcttattTTTGAGTTGAACAAATCCATCTTTTCTGTATTATAGCCAGCAATTTTTTGTCTTGTCTTCTCTAACCTATagttataaacattttctttattttcttccaataaaagttttaaaagtttaccTTTCACATTTAAGTCCAAATGGAATTGGTTTTTGTGTGGTATAAGGTAGGGAGCtggtttcattattttccatatgGATAACATAATAATCTGAGAAACCACCTCTGGCTGGAGCATCAACGTTCCATATCCATATAGATCTGTTTCTGGCCTCTCTTTGCTGTTGGTTAGCTTTTTGTCCCTGAACCAGTACTACACTGCCTTAATTACCTTGCCTTCATAATAAATCTTGATATTTGATAAAGCAAAATCTTCCcatcttatttttcttcagaagTATCATGTATTTTTAGccctttgttattttatttatttatttatttagagataggttcttgctctgtcacccaggctggagtgcagtggtgtgatcttggctcatagcagccttgaccttctgggctcaagcggtcctcccacctcagcctcctgggtagctgagactaccatcatgccatcatgcccagctaatttttgtattttttgtagagacagggttccccccatgttaaccaggctgttctcaaatgcctgcgctcaagcaatccacccaacttggcctcccaaagtgctgagatgacaggcatgagctaccttgACCAGCCCccctttgttattttattatattaatttagttatttgagacagggtcttgctgtgtcacgcaggctggagtgcagtggtacagtaagttcactgcagcctcaacctccagggctcaagcagttctcccacctcagcctttcaagtagctgggactacaggggcatgccaccacacccagctaattttggtatttttttgtagagacagggtttcaccatgttcccccagctggtctcgaactcttggcctcaagtgatcctcctgccttggcctcccaaagtgctgggattacaggtgggggTTACCACGCTCGGCCCccctttgtgtttttttaaacacatttcaGAATCAGCTTGTCATGTTCTATAAAAATGTTGGAATTGCAgtgaatctgtagatcattttgAAGAGAATTGATGTTTATGGTGTTGAGTCTCCCTCCCTAAGAGCCTGACATAGCTCTCTattgtaaataaattattgaatgtCTTCTGGCAGAGCTTTATGTTTTTCTGCATAAGGTCTACATATCTTGTGTTCGATTTATTTATTGGTACTTTATGGGTTTTCTGCTATTATAAGTGGgatcttttattgtattttttatctcttttgcaGGTATATAGAAATGAAGTTGGCTTTTGTATATTAGTATTATAACCATTTGCCTTAttacactttttattattttatttatttattatttattttatttatttattatttatttatttttgagttcgcatctcgctcagttgcccaggctggagtgcagtggcgtgatctcggctcactgcaacctccgcctcccaggttcaagcaattctcctactcagccttcccagtagctgggattacaagcgtgtgccaccacgctcagctaattttttgtatttttagtagagatggggtttcaccatgttggccaggctgatctcgagctcctgacgtcaaatgatccacccgcttcagcctcccaaggtgttggttttttttgtttgtttttgttttttgagatggagtctcgctctgtctcctagtctggagtgcagtggcgccatctcggctcactgccacccccacctcccaggttcaagcaattctcctgcctcagcctcctgagtagttgggattacaggctcccaccaccatgcccaggtagtttttgtatttttagtaaagacggggtttcaccatgttggccaggctggtctctcgaactcctgaccccaggtgatctgcctgcctcggcctcccatagtgctgggattataggagtgagccaccacggccggccctaaacttatttttaaataggtttttattctggaatagttttagatttacagaaaagttagttaagagatagtacagagagtttctGTATATTCCTCACTGTAGTACATTtatcaaaaataagaaagcaacATTGCTATATTACTACTACCTAAACATCAGACTTTACATGGCTTTATCAGTTTTTTTCACTGGTGTCCTTTTTTTGTTCCAGGATCCAATTCAAAATATCGCATTTCATTCAGTTGTCGTGTCTCCATAGTGTCCTCTGGTctatgacagtttctcagtctgttcttgttttttttttgtttgtttgtttttgggttttttttcccagAAGTCCATTAAGCTgagaatgtccttgttttttACGACCTAACAGTTTTAAGGAATACTGTTGAATGTTCCTCAGTTTGTATTTGTCTGAAGTTTTGCTTATATTTAGACTGGAGTTGTTTTTGGAAAGAACACCAGAGTTTAAATGCCTTTCTTATCAGATCATATCAGAGGTACCTGGTATCCATTGGCATCCCTGGTTTTGTGAACCTTCATCCCTTGGTTAAGGTGATGTTTGCCAGGTTTTCCCCCTGGCAAGTTGCTGCCTTTCCCTTTTCATAGTCTGTTCTTTGGAAGACTCTagtccaccctcaagtaggtggGAAGAATTGAGCTATAGTTCCTGGAAGGAGGGGGTGTATCTCTGTATAtcatttgaaattcttctgtaaAGATTTGTCTCTtatcccttatttatttattcagtcacttatatcagtatgaactcatgcatttttatttaataatttgagtTATAAATCTAATActgtgttctttgttttgttggtCAAATCAGTCCAGTTTTGGCCACTGGGGACTCTTGCcagttggctcctgtgtccctTTCACATACTCCCATCCTTTGGTTTTGAGCACTGCTTTACTTGCCAGCACTAGGAAATGCTCCAGACTCGTCTTGTATTTTCCTCTCTTagtcctggaatcagccatttctccaaggaaccctGGTTCCTTTTAAGGTGTCTgtatattcttttatgttttctatgGTGACAACCATATCAGCTATAAATAATgacagttttgtcttttcctttccaatctttatgcctttatttttcttgtcgTACTGAGATGACCAGGACATCTAGTACAATGATGACAGCATGCATCTGTGTCTTGTTGTGTATTTTAGAGGAAACACCACTAATTTTTCCCTATTAAGAATGATACTGTATTTGCTATAGGTTTCCTACAGGTTTTATCAGGTTAAGCAAGTTCCATCCTATTACTCTATACTAagaggcttttatttttttaataatgaaagggtgttgaatttttaccaaatgccttttctgtttcttatgataattatatgttttttctCCAATAATCTGATATGTGGTAAATGACATTTATAGATTTTCCTCATGTTAGACCATCTTTGCATTTCTTGTATAAACACAACTTGGTCATGGTCTTTCATTTTTTATACAGTGCTGGACTCAGGTTGGTGAACAAAAGTTTGGAATTTTGCAACTGTGTCCATGAATAAAATTGGTCTTTTCCTTTCTCAGGCTGTTCTTATTGGCTTTTGGCATTAAGGTTCTGCTGGTATAGAATGACTCAGAGTGTTCCCTCTTTTATAATATTCTGGAAGATGCTGTATAACTTTGGAATGATTGGTTTGGTAGAACTTCTGCAAAACCATCTTGGTCtagtgttttcctttttaatattgaattagtattaaacttataaattaaaatattttcaaaattgtaaATAAGAAGGTTGAAATttgcttccatgtttattttataaGCTTTATGCTTGAAATGGCTACACACAAATCCTgagcaagacttttttttttttttctgagcaagactttttaatgatgcatTCTTCAAATTCTTAACAGTCGCCATCCATAAATGTCTTTCTTTGTACAAGTaggtgataaaatatttaaagccaatttttaaatgtttcaaagaTATTTAACAATTGGAATTATATCtaacagcttttctttttgtttcactgaCAAGTATATTGTTAAAACTTCTCATGATGATGTGAGTAGATTTCAAATCCAGTTGAACGCTTTCATATtaacaatttcaaaataatgatgaAGCTCTTATTTGCAGAACATGCATCATTATTAGAACCATCACCCTGCAGCTAGCTTGGATACCATTAAAAGGGCTCATCAGCTGCAAACGGATTAAAGTATCTGATACTCGGGAAGACAGAGTTTCAGGGTTTCTACCTGGAGCTACACCCTCAGGAagcccctccttggcctccctgcACCCAGTCCCATCCCAACCAGTCACATCTTGGGCTGTGCGTGGTGTTTCTTGGAAACTGGAACACAGACTCCTCCAGCAGCTCCACAGGTCCCTTGTCCTCAATGAGCAGAAGACTACAGGAGCTGGCTACTGAAGAGGCTGTCCAAGTAATAGAGCACCTTCTTGGCCCTGCTTAGCACATTTACTGCAGAGCTGGATGCTACTTATTTGTGCTCACCACCTTCAGGGACTGCAGAGAGATTTGTCAGACCCTACTTCACTAAGGGCCACCCTCTAAGGATCTCCAGAAGAGGCTGCCCATAGAGAGAAGTGGCCTGCCTAGGGTCTCCACTTCCTCAGGTCCTACCCGGACACCTCTAGGGCTGAGGGGATCAGTATCTCTTCACCTGCCTGTAATCCACATACCAAGTGGAAGAATCTGcctgctattttttgtttgtttgtttgttttggcggGAAGAGTTTTAACTACTGCTGTAACTCCTTTAGTAGCTATGGAACTGttgagtatttctttttcttcttgagttgattttggtaAGATAACAGTTTTCTAGGAGTTGGTCCATTTTGTCTGCATTTTCAAATTCATTGGCATaaagtttcctttttattctgtGCTGTGTATGAACTGTaacaatgtctcctttttcattactGATATTGGTTATTTGTGccttctcactttttttcttgatCAATCTCACCAGaggtttatctattttattagtcttttcaaagaaccaacttttggcttTGTTGCTCCTCTctattgtatctttgttttctatttctttaatttctgctcttatctttttTGATCTCCTTCCTTCCACATTTTTTGGGTTTATtctgttgttctttttctaatttaactGGACATTGAGCTCATTAATTTTCATTCTTTCCCATTTTCTAATTTGTGCATTTAAGGATGTAATTTCCCTCTAACTCCTGCTTCTCCATAAGTTTAGATATGTAGTATTTTCATTATTGCTCAGTTATAAGTACTTCATTTCTATCAAGGTTACTTCTTTGACCTGTAAGTTATATAGAAATGTGTTTTTAGATTTCCAAATGTTTGgggatttaaaattttatctctttGTTATTGAAATCTGTCTTAATTGCATTATGGTCAGAGGATGTGGTTTGTGTGACAACAACTCTGAAATTTtttagacttgttttatggcttaGTATGTGACCAATATTTTTGAATGCTTCCTATGTGCTAATTTATAAGAATGTGTGTTCTCTAATTGTTGAATACAGAGATCTACATATGTCTATTATCAAGTTTGTGAACTATTGTTCAATTTTTACTTACCTATACTGATTTTTTTGGTCATTATCTACTGATAATTGAAAGAGGTGCGTTAATGTTCAACTGTAATGGTGGATTTGGCAATTTCTCCTTGTAATTCTATCTCGTttcttgctttatatattttgagggtGTTCATTAGgaatattcaaattaaaaattgttatatattcCTGATAAATATGTAATGACCCTCTCTATTCCTGATaatgcatttttctttgaaaCCTATTTTATCTTATATTAATGTAGTAACACAAACTTTTCTTGTTGGGATTTGTGTGGTATAtaattttccatccttttacttttgagCATTTTCATGCCATTATGTTTAATTATATCTCTTGGAAACAACATATAACtggaccttttaaaaaatctaatctgATTATCTCTTTTGGTTGGCAAGTTTAGTCTGTTTACATTTACTGTGATGTATTTGGGCTTGTTTCTACCatcatacttttttatttctgtttaccaTCACTACCTTTTCTgtgcttcattttctcttttctcgcctgcttttttagttttgagatttgttttcttattcaatttttttcctccctatttttaaatttttttctattctttctgtgGTTATCCTTGATGTTTTCCATATGTGTTTAACTTATAAAGTCTAAAGTTAAACAATATTTTAGCCCCCTTCTTAAAGAATGCAGGAAGCTTAGAAACCTTCAACTCTAGTCATTCCTCTCCTGATCACATACTGTTGTTTTCAAATATgttagtttgttcctttttgtaaACCTCACAATTTTACATCATTGTCAGTGTTATTTTATATAGACAGTGTTTGTTTGGACTTACATGCATACATTCTTGTATCGCAGATCATCCTTTgggatcattttctttcattatgaaTATAGTGTttaagtgagtttttttttttttagtacaggtCTCTTGATGTTAAATTCTTCCAGTCTTTCTTATatgtaaatgtctttattttatcctCATTCTTAAAAGATAGTTTGTTACAGGTATTTTTACTCAACACTTAGAATATATGGTTCCATTCTCTTTTGGCTTTGAGATGTCTGTTGCTATTAAGAAGTCGACTATCAGACTAATTgctggttttgtgtgtgtgtagtagtagtagtagtagtagtagtagtagtagtagtagtagtagtggtagtagtagtagtagaatGTGCAGGGGGTCCTGCAGTTTTACTCtaacatgtttacatatgtatttttttttaattctactttGGGAATGTCATGCTTCGTGGCTCAGTGAATTCATGCTTTTCATAATTTCTGGGAAATTCTCaaccattatctcttcaaatattgcctttcattttttctagtttttctttctcGGAATACAGTTAGTCATATTTTGGACCTCCTCATTCTATCTTCCATATCTCATAACATCTCTGAGATTTTCTATCTCCTTGTCTTTCTGCACTTCATTCTGGATAATTTCTTTAGGTATATCTTTCAGCTTACTGATTCTCTTTTCAACTATGTTTAATCTGCTCTTTAATCTGCCCattgagttttttatttcaaaagttatatttttcatttgtacaaACCTCATATATTTTACTTGCTAATCTGCCTAGTCATCCCTAATAGTCTCTTATTGCTTGGTCATCTTAGTGATTACATCTGTTATtacttctttaaaacattttatataatttttgttcaaCCAGTAGTCACTGTTTGCATGAGTATGACATTGTAAATATTGttcacatcaaaactacatagtATATTCTGATTACATATCCTTCGTTGTATACCCTTTCATTTTCCTTGGAGCTAATAattgtgtattttgttttcttttgcttagtGTTCTAGTACCTATACTATTCTTCTCTGAAATTCTTTATACAATCCAAATCAGATCATGTCCTTCCACTATTCAGAATTCTCCCATGGCTCCCACCTCCCTCAACAAAAGCCAAAGCCCTCACCATGGCCCAAAGTCCCTACATAATCTGGTTCCCTTTACCTCTCTTACCTTGTCTCCTATCACTCTCAATATCACTCACTCTTCTCCAGctacactggcctccttgctgttccccAAGTGTGCTAGATACCCTTCCTTTTCAGGGCCTTTGTACTTGTTCTTCTCACTGCCTGAAACACCCTTCCTCCTAAATAATCTGATGAGTTGCCCTATTACTTCCAGtgtgctcaaatgtcacctccccaGAGAAGTGTTTCCTGATCAACATATCTAAAATCGCCCCATCACATGCATTTTATATCCCTTTATcctattttatgtatgtttttctaCAAAGCACTGATCACCACctggtatattttatatttatttattgtggttAGTGTTCGTCTCTCTTcagtagactgtaagctccataaaGCAGGGacttctgttttgttcactgctgtatccccagtgccaaAAACAACAGtgcatagtagatactcaataaatatttgtggaataaactgaatgaatggatgaatgacttAATTGATTAATGTGGAGGATAGAGAAATAAAGGCCTTGAGGAGTAGGCTAGGCACAAAGGCCTTTAATGCCATGCTAAGGAACTTGGATATCATTTTTCATAAGGTTGGGGGCTGTGAAGAAGCAGTGAGGATAGCTCCTGGGTTCTTTTGGGAAGCAAGTTCTCAGTTGGTAGGGTTGTGGCAAAGCCCCATATTTTCTGACTGGCTGTACGCCCTAGGGC
It encodes:
- the KANTR gene encoding KDM5C adjacent transcript: MSPFSLLILVICAFSLFFLINLTRGLSILLVFSKNQLLALLLLSIVSLFSISLISALIFFDLLPSTFFGFILLFFF